The proteins below come from a single Oncorhynchus gorbuscha isolate QuinsamMale2020 ecotype Even-year linkage group LG12, OgorEven_v1.0, whole genome shotgun sequence genomic window:
- the LOC123990525 gene encoding creatine kinase B-type-like, with product MPFGNTHNKLKMNYSAEQEYPDLSQHNNHMAKVLTPEMYSNLRDKETPSGFTVDDVIQTGVDNPGHPFIMTVGCVAGDEETYEVFKELLDPVIEDRHGGYKPSDKHKTDLNPDNLVGGDDLDPNYVLSSRVRTGRSVRGFCLPPHCSRGERRAIENMAIESLASLDGDLNGQYYALKNMTDDEQQQLIDDHFLFDKPVSPLLLASGMGRDWPDGRGIWHNDGKTFLVWVNEEDHLRVISMQKGGNMKEVFHRFCTGLTKIESLFKDKGHEFMWNEHLGYVLTCPSNLGTGLRAGVHVKLPSVSKHEKFGEILKRLRLQKRGTGGVDTAAVGGVFDISNADRLGFSEVELVQMVVDGVKTLVEMEKRLEGGQSFDDLMPDQK from the exons ATGCCTTTCGGTAACACCCACAACAAGCTGAAGATGAACTACTCCGCGGAGCAGGAGTACCCCGACCTGAGCCAGCATAACAACCACATGGCCAAGGTGCTCACTCCAGAGATGTACTCCAACTTGCGGGACAAGGAAACTCCAAGTGGATTTACAGTGGATGATGTCATTCAAACTGGGGTTGATAACCCAG GCCACCCCTTCATCATGACAGTGGGCTGTGTGGCCGGAGACGAGGAGACGTACGAGGTTTTCAAGGAGCTGCTGGACCCTGTCATTGAAGATCGCCACGGTGGATACAAGCCCTCAGATAAACACAAGACCGACCTGAACCCAGACAACCTTGTG GGTGGGGATGACCTGGACCCCAACTACGTCCTGAGCTCTAGAGTGAGAACTGGTAGGAGCGTCCGCGGCTTCTGCCTCCCCCCACACTGCAGCCGTGGGGAGCGACGCGCCATTGAGAACATGGCCATCGAAA GTCTAGCATCACTGGATGGGGACCTCAATGGCCAGTATTACGCCCTGAAGAACATGACAGACGACGAGCAGCAACAGCTGATCGATGACCACTTCCTGTTCGACAAACCTGTTTCCCCCCTGCTGCTGGCTTCCGGGATGGGCCGAGACTGGCCCGATGGCAGGGGCATCTG GCACAACGATGGCAAGACCTTCCTGGTGTGGGTGAACGAGGAAGACCATCTACGGGTCATCTCTATGCAGAAGGGCGGCAACATGAAGGAGGTGTTCCACCGTTTCTGCACAGGCCTCACAAAG ATCGAGAGCCTGTTCAAGGACAAGGGTCATGAGTTCATGTGGAACGAGCACCTGGGTTACGTGCTCACCTGTCCCTCCAACCTGGGCACAGGGCTGCGCGCCGGTGTGCACGTCAAGCTGCCCAGCGTCAGCAagcacgagaagtttggtgagaTCCTCAAGAGGTTGAGGCTGCAGAAGCGTGGCACAG GCGGCGTGGACACTGCAGCAGTAGGTGGAGTCTTCGACATCTCCAACGCCGATCGTTTGGGCTTCTCTGAGGTGGAGCTGGTGCAGATGGTTGTTGACGGCGTCAAGACCCTCGTCGAGATGGAGAAGCGTCTAGAGGGCGGCCAGTCCTTCGACGACCTGATGCCCGACCAGAAGTGA